The following are encoded in a window of bacterium genomic DNA:
- the hisF gene encoding imidazole glycerol phosphate synthase subunit HisF — MIAKRIIPCLDVNNGRVVKGVNYINLRDAGDPVEQARFYDAEMADELVFLDITASSDARDIVLDMVHRVAEEVFIPFTVGGGIRTVEDIREILKAGADKVSINTAAVTTPDIINKGAERFGNQCIVVAIDPKRSKTVPHGGHGYFEVHTHGGRTPTGIDAIEFAREVEQRGAGEIMLTSMDRDGTKDGYDIELTRAVADAVNIPVIASGGCGNLDHIHEALTSGGASAALAASIFHYREYSVREAKEYLAERGVTVRL; from the coding sequence ATGATCGCAAAACGAATAATTCCCTGCCTTGACGTCAACAACGGCCGCGTTGTCAAGGGAGTCAACTACATCAATCTTCGCGATGCCGGCGATCCTGTCGAACAGGCGCGGTTCTACGATGCCGAGATGGCGGACGAGCTCGTGTTCCTCGATATCACCGCCTCATCGGATGCCCGCGATATCGTACTCGATATGGTACACCGTGTTGCCGAGGAAGTATTCATCCCGTTCACCGTGGGCGGCGGCATAAGAACCGTGGAGGATATCCGCGAAATCCTGAAAGCCGGAGCGGACAAGGTTTCCATCAACACCGCCGCGGTTACGACGCCCGACATCATCAACAAGGGCGCCGAGCGGTTCGGAAACCAGTGCATCGTTGTCGCCATAGACCCCAAACGCTCGAAAACCGTTCCCCATGGCGGGCACGGCTATTTCGAGGTTCACACCCATGGCGGCAGAACCCCGACCGGTATCGACGCCATCGAGTTCGCCCGAGAGGTCGAGCAGCGCGGCGCCGGGGAAATCATGCTCACGAGCATGGATCGTGACGGCACAAAGGACGGTTACGATATCGAGCTGACAAGGGCTGTCGCCGATGCAGTCAACATACCGGTGATAGCGTCCGGCGGCTGCGGCAATCTCGATCATATCCACGAGGCATTGACCTCGGGAGGTGCAAGCGCGGCACTCGCCGCCTCGATCTTTCATTACCGCGAATACTCCGTCCGGGAAGCAAAGGAGTATCTCGCGGAACGAGGAGTGACCGTCAGGTTGTAA
- a CDS encoding type II toxin-antitoxin system HicA family toxin — MTIMSGKELILILEKNGWTLLRIKGSHHIYGQQGSNIRLSVPVHGDKPLKIGLLKYLLKAAGIFTKEDN, encoded by the coding sequence ATGACCATTATGAGCGGCAAGGAATTAATACTGATTCTCGAGAAGAACGGGTGGACTTTACTGAGAATAAAGGGTAGTCATCATATATATGGTCAGCAAGGATCAAATATACGTTTATCAGTACCGGTTCATGGCGACAAACCATTGAAAATCGGTCTTTTGAAATATCTGTTGAAGGCAGCAGGGATTTTTACTAAAGAAGACAACTAG
- the aroF gene encoding 3-deoxy-7-phosphoheptulonate synthase: MIIVMQNGASKEQIGHVIDRIRQLGYTPHPIYGEQKTVIGAIGDERGKFRLESLSSVPGVEVVMPILSPYKLVGKELKSDPTVVRIGEHTVGADEFMLVAGPCSVESREQIIKTAEVVKKAGAQYLRGGAFKPRTSPYAFQGLEEEGLKFLKEASEITGLKIVTEVITPTDVLLINKYADILQVGARNMTNYALLKDLGKIHKPIILKRGMSATLQDLLMAAEYIASEGNADIILCERGIRTFETATRNTLDLSVVPLLKSRTHLPVIVDPSHGTGIRELVGPMSKAAVACGADGLMIEVHPNPEEAFSDGAQSLLPDEFAELVKTLKKYLKIEGKSL; this comes from the coding sequence ATGATTATCGTCATGCAGAATGGCGCATCGAAAGAACAGATCGGACATGTCATAGATCGTATACGGCAGCTCGGATATACACCGCATCCCATCTACGGCGAACAGAAAACGGTTATCGGGGCGATAGGTGACGAGCGCGGAAAATTCCGCCTCGAATCTCTGTCGAGCGTACCCGGTGTAGAAGTGGTCATGCCGATTCTCTCTCCGTACAAGCTTGTCGGTAAAGAGCTCAAGTCCGATCCGACCGTCGTCAGAATAGGGGAACATACGGTCGGGGCGGATGAATTCATGCTTGTCGCCGGTCCCTGCTCCGTCGAAAGCCGTGAACAGATCATTAAAACCGCCGAGGTGGTGAAAAAGGCCGGTGCCCAGTATCTCAGGGGCGGTGCATTCAAGCCGCGGACTTCCCCCTATGCGTTCCAGGGGCTCGAAGAGGAAGGCCTCAAGTTTCTCAAGGAGGCTTCCGAGATAACAGGGCTCAAGATCGTGACAGAGGTCATAACTCCCACGGATGTCCTGCTCATTAACAAATATGCCGATATTCTCCAGGTGGGAGCGCGCAACATGACCAACTATGCCCTGCTCAAGGATCTGGGGAAAATCCACAAGCCGATCATACTCAAGCGGGGGATGTCGGCCACCCTGCAGGACCTGCTTATGGCCGCCGAATATATCGCAAGCGAGGGGAACGCGGATATCATCCTGTGCGAGCGCGGTATACGGACATTCGAAACGGCGACGCGCAATACGCTCGATCTTTCCGTGGTTCCGCTGCTGAAAAGCAGGACCCATCTGCCCGTAATCGTCGATCCTTCGCACGGAACCGGGATACGGGAGCTTGTCGGGCCGATGAGTAAAGCCGCGGTCGCCTGCGGGGCGGACGGTCTTATGATCGAGGTTCATCCGAATCCCGAGGAAGCATTCAGCGACGGCGCGCAGAGCCTGCTTCCCGATGAGTTTGCCGAACTGGTAAAAACACTGAAAAAGTATCTTAAAATAGAAGGAAAAAGTCTCTGA
- a CDS encoding type II toxin-antitoxin system HicB family antitoxin — protein MKMKVVIHKAEEGGYWAEVPAIQGCATQGDTFEELLGNLYEAVEGCLSVDIRSIDTKIGDKILEIVV, from the coding sequence ATGAAAATGAAAGTCGTTATTCACAAAGCCGAGGAAGGTGGGTACTGGGCAGAGGTACCGGCAATTCAGGGTTGTGCAACTCAGGGCGATACGTTCGAGGAATTGCTCGGCAATCTGTATGAGGCGGTTGAGGGGTGTCTTTCTGTCGATATTCGATCCATTGATACAAAAATTGGTGATAAGATATTGGAAATTGTTGTATGA